The window TTACTTAGATCAAAGTCCTATTGGACGCACACCGCGTAGCAATCCTGCAACTTATACAGGCGCAATGGACGATATACGAGCACTTTTTGCAGAAATTAAAGAATCTAAATTGCGTGGATATAGTGTTGGACGCTTTAGTTTTAATGTCAAAGGTGGGCGATGTGAGAAATGTCAGGGTGAGGGCGAGATAAAGATTGAAATGCACTTTTTACCTGATGTGATGGTAAAATGTGATGCGTGTAAAGGCGCAAAATACAATCCACAAACACTTGAGATTGTTTATAAGGGCAAAAATATAGCAGATATTTTGGCAATGAGTGTTGATGAAGCTTTGGAGTTTTTTGCCAAAGTGCCAAAAATTGCTACAAGGTTGCAAACACTGCAAGATGTGGGCTTAGGTTATATTACGCTTGGACAAAATGCAGTTACTTTAAGCGGTGGTGAGGCGCAGAGAATCAAGCTTGCAAAAGAGCTTAGTCGTAAAGATACAGGAAAAACTCTCTATATACTTGATGAACCCACAACAGGATTGCATTTTGCCGATGTGGATAGATTGACAAAAGTGCTTCATCATTTGGTAGATTTAGGCAATTCGGTTATTGTCATTGAACATAATTTAGATATGATTAAAAATGCTGATTATATTATTGATATTGGTCCAGAAGGTGGTAGCGGTGGAGGCAAAATCATAGATAGTGGTTCTGTGGAGCAAGTGAGTAAAAATCATACAAAAAGTGGGAGTTATACAGGTAAGTTTCTTGCTTTAGAATTAAAACGTGATAAGCAATTTCAAAAGGAGCGAAAATGAAATTTGATGTGTTATTTGGCGGCGTGAGCTTTGAGCACGAAATTAGTATTGTGAGTGCTGTTGCGCTTAAGAAGGTTTTAGGGGAGAATGTTGGCAATTTTATTTTTTTAGACAGCTCACATCGTTTTTATCTTATTCCTTCAGATTCTATGAAGTCAAAACTTTTTAGCTCGGGAGATTATAAAAAATGCACAGAGATTTTTTTGCAAAGAGGTGCATTTGTGAAAAAAACATTTTTTGGTTTTAAACCTATTATGCCACATATGATAATTAGTCTTATACACGGCGCAGATGGGGAAGATGGGAGTGTGAGCGCATTGCTTGATTTTTATCATTTACCCTTTATTGGTCCGCGCATAGAATCAAGCGTGATGAGTTTCAATAAAGCTTTTACGAAGATTTTTGCAGCCCAAAGAGGTGTAAAAATGCTTGATTATGAGATTCTTACACGCGCAAACCCGCATTTGAAACATCTCACCTATCCGATAATCCTTAAACCTGCACGACTTGGGAGTTCCATAGGAGTGAGTGTTGTCAATGAAGAAAAAGAGCTTGATTATGGTAGAGATTTAGCCTTTGAATATGATGATATTATTGTGGCAGAGAGTTTTAAAAGTGGCGTAAAAGAATATAATCTTGCAGGGTGCAAGGTCAAAAATGGTTCGCAAAATGAATATAGATTCTCAATTATTGAAGAACCTAGTAAAAAAGAGCTACTTGATTTTGAGCGCAAATATTTGGATTTTTCACGCACAGCACAAGTTGTGCAAGCAGATATAAGTTTAACACTAGCGGCAAAATTGCAAGAAAATTTTATCAAACTCTATGAAAATGCTTTTGAAGGGGCATTGATACGATGTGATTTTTTTGTTATTGATGATGAGGTGTATCTCAATGAGATTAATCCTATTCCGGGTTCTATGGCAAATTACCTATTTGAGGATTTTGTGAGTGTGCTTACAGAATTAGCTTGTAATTTGCCAAAAAAACATTCTATCAAGGTAAGCTATAAGTATATAGAACAAATTCATTACGCAAAAGGGAAATAGTTTATTATGGCACAAAAGCGCATAGTATATCAAGGGGAGTATTTTGAGCTAAGTTATGAGAAGGTTAAACCTCAAATTGCGGATTCTTTAGGCATTTTAGAAACTCCTATAATGCTTTTTTTGCACGGCTGGGGCAGTAATAAAGAGTTAATGAAGAGCACTTTTGCTCAATATTTTAATGAATATGAGCATATTTATTTAGATATGCCCGGCTTTGGTAATAGCCCAAATGAGAATCCTCTCACAACGCTGGATTATGCGCATATTGTAGAGATATTCATAAAAGAAGTGAGCGGTGTGGAGGCAAAAAATTGCATTATTGTAGGGCATAGTTTTGGAGGCAAGGTAGCTGTGTTATGTCAGCCCAAAGAAGTTATACTTCTCTCATCTGCTGGTATTAGAGTGCCCAAAAGCCTGAAAGTTCGCTTGAAAATTATTTTTGCAAAGATTATAGGAAAATGCGGACTTGGCAGGTTTGGTAAAATATTTCGCTCAAGCGATGTAAAGGCAATGAATGAGGGTATGTATCAAACATTTAAAAATGTTGTTGATGAAGATTTTTCATCAACCTTTAGTGCATATAAGGGTAAAGCAAGTATTTTTTGGGGCAAAAATGATAGTGCTACACCGCTTTTTTGTGGTCAAACTATTGCTGCACTTATCTCCAAGAGTAGATTCTTTCCTATGGAGGGCAATCATTATTTTTTTCTTCATCAAGGCGGAAATATTGAAAAACTTTATAGGAGTGGAGTATGAAAAAAAGATATGAATTTTTAATTTTTGGCAAAGTGCAAGGTGTGGGATTTAGACGCTTTGTAAAATATAGAGTTGATAAACTCAATGAAGCAGGTGAAATTTTAAGCGGGAATGTTTGTAATTTAAGTGATGGTAGTGTGCGCGTAATAGCACAAGGCGAAGAGGGAACACTTGAAAAATTATATCAAATACTTGAAAGCGGACCCATTAAAAGTGAGGTTGAAAGAATACAATCTCATCAATTAGATATTGATGAGAGCTTAAAAGATTTTGAGATTTTAAAATAAAGGAGTGATATGGAAGAAATGTTTATCATTGACACGATTGCACAATGGGTAGTTGTTTTGTGTCTTGGGTATTATGGAATGACAAACTTACAATGGTATAATTATAGCTTTAAGCGCGCACTTTTAATGCATCATAAATGGCAATGGCACATCTATTATTTTATATTGCCACTTGCTGTGTATGTCGGGAGTATTTTTATCCAAGAGCCATTAAGTAATTATGTGCTTATAGGATTGAGTATAATATATTTTATTGCAATAGCTATATGGACGATTCAACTTGATAAACGATTAAATTTCACCCAAAGAGTATTGAAGTTTTTTATTATTTTCTTTATTTTTATGACTTTTAATGAAGCTTTATGTTACATATTAGATGTCAATAGTAGATTATTTGATTTGATGCCGCTTGTGTTTGCAAGTATTATTTCAAAAATATATGAAAATATTTTACTTAATCGCTACATTATTCTTGCTAAAGAGAAGCTTGATATTATGTCAAGATTAATCATTATTGGCGTAACAGGCAGTTATGGCAAAACAAGTATGAAGAACTTTTTGGCGCAGATTCTTAAAGAAAAGTATCGCGTATATGCGACACCTAGAAGTGTCAATACGCATACAGGGATTGTGGCGGATATTAATCAAAATTTAGATTATATTACAGAGATTTACATTGTTGAGGCAGGAGCGCGTCTAAAAGGTGATATTGCACTTATTGCTCAATTTTTGAATCCGCATTATGCCGTTATTGGCGAAGTCGGTGAGCAGCATTTAGAATATTTTAAAAAACTTGAAAACATTGTAGAAACAAAATTTGAGTTATTGCAAAGCTCAAGGCTTAAAAAAGCCTTTGTGTTTAAAGATAATCCTAAACCCTCTCATATAGAACCAAATATCAATAAAAAGATTGAGTATTTCCCTGAAAATGTGCGCAATATTGAAGCAAATCTTGATAGCACAAGCTTTGAACTCTTTATCAAAGGTGAGTGGCATTACTTTGAAACAATGGTTTTGGGCGCTTTTAATGTTGTAAATTTGAGTGCAGCAATTTATATGGGCGTGGAGCTTGGGTTGCAAGTAGAAGATATACAAAAGGCAGTAAAAAGAATAGAACCCGTGCCTCATCGTCTCAATAAGATACAGACACATCAAAAGCTTATTATTGACGATGGATTTAATGGGAATCTTAAGGGAATGAAAGAATCTATTCGCCTTTGTTCGCTTTATCAAGGGCGAAAAATTATCGTTACACCCGGTATAGTAGAGAGCACAAAAGAGGCGAATATTGAACTTGCCCAAGCTATTGATAAGGTATTTGATATTGTCATCATTACAGGCGAACTTAATAGCAAGATTCTCTCTCAACATATTTGTAATACACAAAAGATTATTCTTAAAGATAAATCTATGCTTGAAGATATGCTCAAATCTTGCTCTCAAGCCCACGATTTAGTGCTCTTTAGCAATGATGCTCCAAATTATATTTAAAGGAAAGTAATAATGGATAGAATCTACGCACCTTGGCGAAGTAAATATTTTGGTTCTTGCTCTGAAGGCTGCGTGTTTTGTGCGATAGCAAATAATCCCCAAGATGATGAGAGTAATCGCGTGATTTATCGTGATGATATTGCTTTTGGTGTAATGAATCTCTATCCTTATACGCCCGCTCATTTTATGATACTGCCTTTAATACACTGCGATTCGCCCGAAAAATTGCCCCTAGAGACTTGGTTGCATTTGCATATACTTTCGCATAAGGCAATGAATGTACTTTATGAATATGGCGCACAAGGGGTGAATATGGGCTTAAATATCAAAAAAGCTGGTGGAGCAGGCATACCCGAGCATTTGCACATACATTTTGTGCCACGTTATATGGGTGATACAAATTTTATAACAAGTATTGCAGAGGCACGCACTTATGGAATGGATTTTGATAGTATATATCAAAAAATAAAGCACTTAAGCCTAAAACATTTTGCAAAGGAGCAGGTATGAAGTATTTATTTCAAGGTGCAAGAGGGGTTTTATGTCTATGGTTTGCCTTAACGGCATTATGTTATGGAGCAAATGAGAGATATAATCATTTGCTTTTTAGCAATAACTATACAGAGGTGCGCAAGGGCATTAATCTTGGTGCTGATATTGAAGCGCGACTGCGCGGAAGCACACCACTTTATGATGCAGCACGCAAGGGAAATATGGAGATTCTATATTTACTCATTGAACGCGGTGCTGATGTAAATGCAGTATGCCACGGCGAGACACCTTTGCTCAAAGTGGTCGCTCTTAATAATCTTAAATTTGCTCAAGCACTTATAAATAAGGGCGCAAAGGTAAGGGTAGCTGATGAGCATTTGGGCAATACGCCGCTTCATTATGCAGTGATGAGGAAAAATTCGGAAATGATAAAGCTTCTTTTATCAAATGGGGCAGATATGTATGCAGAGAACTTCAAAGGTGATACGCCAGCGCGTTATATTTTGGCTAATCGTTCCTTACCTGCGGTGAGTATTAAAAATGATGATATTACACTTAAAGCCTCTGGGTTTAATTTAGGGCAGGGAAGTGTAAATATTACTATCAGCAATGAGAGCGAGAAATTTGCCACGATTACCTATCTAGCGCTTTATATCAATGGTGATTTGATAAGCGAGAGCGAAGTAAATAGGAAGATTCCTCCGCGTTCAAGTGCAGCAGTTGGGAGTTTGAGTATTCCTACCGATACTTATGAGGCGATTCGTATTAAAAAATCAGGTGCAAGTAATATCAAATATGGTTTTGCGGTAGAATATGACCTTGAGGGCAAAAACAAAAATCTTTACAAGAAAACAAGCACAGAACTCCAACTTTGGTAGTATTTCTTGCAAGATTTGGAATCTAAAAATATAGAATCTAAGCCAGCAGCGCCTAAGGCGATAAGAAAGCTAAGATTTAAAAAAATAGTGCTTTTGGTGGTAACTTTTTTTATTGGCATTGGTTTATATCGTGTCGTGCTTGGGGGTATGCTGATTGAAAGTGTAGAATTGAGTTATAAGTATGACACAAAGTATAATCCACAAAAGGTTACTCTACTCTTATGGCTTGGGGCAATGAAAGGTTTTGAAGGAAGTGAAGAAGACTACGCTGCGAAAAATTATAGATATGAAGATTTGCATTATCTTGTAGCACGAAATGATATAGAAAATGTGCGTTTATATCTGCGACTTGGTGGAGATGTGAATCTAGGAGGGGGAGGAAGAATAAATCCGCTTTATATCGCTTTAGAGAATGGATATAATGAGATGGCAAAGCTTCTTTTAGATTCTGGAGCAAGAGTTATATTTGATGATAGCTTTCTTTTGCTTAATCTCTTGGATAGAAACATTACTGATGAAGTGGCAGAGCTTGTTGTAGATAGGGCTTTAGCAGAACCCAATATGTCGCGTCAGTATTTATGTTGGGCAAGTAGAGATTTTAGCTATAATGGATTTAGTTCTAGGGCATTTCATTTGATGTTAGAGCGCATTAATGAGCCTTTAGAGGATATAACTTGTAATAATTGGGGATTGCTATACGCTATGATTTCTAGTTCTAGGGATTTTGCTGGAGATGAAATAAAGGCAGTTTTCTTAAAGGCAAAAGAGCAAGGTTGCAAAGAGTGTATGACTTATGTTGTGGGACTTGACTACAGGGAATCTGAATTTGGTTGGGCTCAGAGAGTAAATGTAATGGCTGAAATAATATATAGTTATAGCATAAGTGTTAGTCTTCCTTATAGAGCTAACACAAAAAGAGAACAAGAAATGCTAGAGTTGCTTGAATTTTTTATACATAATGGTGGAGATGTAAATTCTTTCGATCCACCAGATAAATCTGTAACTTTGCTTGAAACGACCAAGGATCGCGATCATAAAAAATATCATCACTTAAAATCTGTTATTACTTTGCTTATCAAATATGGAGCAAAGTAAGATTGACATAGCTATGCAAATCCCCTATAATACGAGGCTGCATATTATATAAGGAAACACATTGGCAAATGCTCTGCTCGTGGCTGCGTATAAGCCGCCATTTCTAAGCTCAAATGCTTATCTTTCACATTTAAAAAAACGTTTTGGTATATCAAAAGCGGGGTATCTTGGCACACTTGACCCTTTTGCAAAAGGCACTCTTGTGGTGGGATTTGGGGCTTATACGCGTCTTTTTCCACATTTGCAAAAAGTGCCAAAAACTTATCGTGCAACACTTTGGCTTGGTGCAAAATCCGCAAGTTTAGATATTGAGCGTATAGAATCTATTGAGATTATCCCTGAATATAAGCATAGCGATATAGAGCAGATTCTATTTTCCTTAAAGGGTGATATGTGTTATACACCACCTGTCTTTAGTGCGAAGCATATCAATGGACAAAGGGCATATAAACTTGCAAGAGAGGGCAAAACTTTTAGCTTACCACAGATTCAAATGAGTATTTATGATATTACTTTACTTTCGTATCGCCACCCTTTTGTGCATTTTGAAGTGAGTGTGAGTGAGGGTGCGTATGTGCGAAGTATCGGCGAAATTATAGCGCATAAACTCGGCGTAAATGGCACACTTTCAAGCTTAGAGCGCTTAAGTGAGGGAGCTATGAGCGTATCTGCCGCAGAGCAAATAAGAATCCTCAATCCGCTTGATTATCTTCCCTATCCTCAACTTCACAATATGCACAGATTCTCTAAGCAAATGTATGATGGTAAAAAAATTACATTAAAAAATGTACAAAAAGGAAAATATATAGTTTGTTTTGAGGATTTTTTTTCTATAATTGAAATATTTTCAGATGGCGGCATACAATACATTTTGAATAGGATAGAATATGTTGATACTCTCAAGAAAACAAGATGACAGCGTAATGATTGGCGATGATATTGAGATAAAGATTATCTCCATTGACAAAGGTAGCGTGAGGCTTGGATTTTGCGCACCAGAGGATTGTATAATTTTGCGCGGAGAGCTTAAAGAAATGATTACATCGCAAAATAAACGCGCTTCACAAAGTGATGATTTAAAGGCAGTATCGGAGATGCAGTCTTTACTTAAAACACATAAGAAATGATAAAAAATGAGCAAACTCATCAGAATCTATCCAAAACTCAATATTTTTCTTAAAATTGTAGGACATAAAGATGGCTTTCATCAACTCAACTCTCGCTTTGTCTTGGCAAAGGGCGAACTCTATGATGAGATGAATATTACACATAATCCTTATTTTGCATTGCAGGGGGATTTTGGTTGTGAGGATACAGATAACCTTATCTTTAAGGCAAAAAATGCTTTGCAGGATTTTTTAGATTCTCAAGGAAAAAAAGCTATTGCAAAAGCCATTGAATGCGTAAAGATAGAAGTCCAAAAGTCCATACCTAAAGGCGCAGGATTAGGTGGAGGGAGTGGGAATGCGGGAGCGTTTCTTGTTGGAGTAAATACATTTTTTGAGATTGGTTTAAGTCAAAAGCAGCTTATGGTGGTGGGCGAGCGTGTGGGTGCAGATGTAGCATTTTTTATAAGTGGGGAAGAAAGCGCAAATGTGAGTGGAAAGGGAGAATATATAGAATCTTTTAACGAAAAGCCTTTGTCTTATAGCATTTATACACCGCCTATAATGTGTGATAGTGCAAAAGTTTATCAATGCTATGCAGATTCTATCAAAGCACATAAGCGCATATATAACGCACCTGTAAAAGAATGGTTTGCAAAAACAAGCTTTGAACTTCTCTCTTGCAATTTCTCTCAAGCCACGCTCAACGATTTATATGAGAGTGCGTGTGAAGTGTATCCACAGCTTAAAGATATTGCACAAGAGCTTGGTGAGGGTTGGTATTTTAGTGGTAGTGGCAGTAGCTTTTTTAAGCAGGAGCAAGTTTAATATGTCCATACGAGTGATTGCGAAAAATAAAAAAGCATATTTTGATTATGAGATTCTCCAAAGTTTAGAAAGTGGTATCGTGCTGCAAGGAAGTGAAGTCAAAAGTATTCGTGCAGGAAGAGTGAATCTCAAAGATAGTTTTATAAAAATCATACGAGGAGAAGCATTTTTGTTTAATGCACATATTTCATTTTTGGAAACGACTTATGCGCATTTTAAGCCTAATGAGCGCAGAGAAAGAAAGCTTTTGCTCCATAGAAAAGAGATTGATAAATTATTTGGCAGTGTGAGCAAAGAATCTTTAAGTATTGTTCCATTAAACATTTATTTTAATCAAAAAAATAAAATTAAACTTTGTATTGCACTTGTGCGAGGGAAAAAATTGCACGATAAGCGAGAGAGCATTAAGAAAAAAATGCTTGAACGCGAGGCAAGGGCGCATATGAAAAGCTATGGCAAAAAGTTATAGTCTAAAGGAGCTAGATGTGAAAGAAATAGTTGATTATGGAGTGCTTGGATTCTTACTTTTTTTAAGCATAGTGGTGCTTGGTTTGGTATTAGAGCGCTGGTGGGTGTATCGCAAGATAAATCTTGATGTTTTTAGCGATAAGCGAATCTTAGAATTAGAGCTACACAAACGATTAACGCTTATTGCTACGATTGGCTCAAATGCTCCATATATTGGACTTTTAGGGACGGTATTTGGCATTATGGTAACTTTTGTAGAAATTGGCTCTACTTCGCTTACAGATACGCAAAATATTATGTCTGGGTTGGCTCTAGCACTCAAAGCCACTGCCGCAGGACTTATAGTAGCTATACCTTCAATCGTATTTTATAACCTTTTGCTTCGCAAAGCTGAAGTATTACTTTCTCTTTGGGATATTGCGCATAATCCTCCACCTAAGTCAAAAACCCCAACAAGGTATGATGTATGAAAAAAATAGATTCTCTTAATCTCATACCTTTTATTGATATTATGCTCGTTTTGCTTGTCATAGTGCTTACAAGTGCTTCATTTGTGGTGCAATCAAGAATCCAAGTTGATATACCCCAAATTGAGGAGATACAAGGGCAAAACACAGATAAAAGAGAAACACACAGCATTACAATTAATAAAGAAGGAGCATTTTTTCTTGATGATAAACCTCTTTCGCTCCAAGAAATAAGCGCACAGCTTGAACAATTTGATAAAAATATACAAGTCATCATTCGTGGTGATAGGCAAAGTGATTTGGAGTTTTTCCT of the Helicobacter sp. MIT 21-1697 genome contains:
- a CDS encoding D-alanine--D-alanine ligase, with protein sequence MKFDVLFGGVSFEHEISIVSAVALKKVLGENVGNFIFLDSSHRFYLIPSDSMKSKLFSSGDYKKCTEIFLQRGAFVKKTFFGFKPIMPHMIISLIHGADGEDGSVSALLDFYHLPFIGPRIESSVMSFNKAFTKIFAAQRGVKMLDYEILTRANPHLKHLTYPIILKPARLGSSIGVSVVNEEKELDYGRDLAFEYDDIIVAESFKSGVKEYNLAGCKVKNGSQNEYRFSIIEEPSKKELLDFERKYLDFSRTAQVVQADISLTLAAKLQENFIKLYENAFEGALIRCDFFVIDDEVYLNEINPIPGSMANYLFEDFVSVLTELACNLPKKHSIKVSYKYIEQIHYAKGK
- a CDS encoding alpha/beta fold hydrolase — its product is MAQKRIVYQGEYFELSYEKVKPQIADSLGILETPIMLFLHGWGSNKELMKSTFAQYFNEYEHIYLDMPGFGNSPNENPLTTLDYAHIVEIFIKEVSGVEAKNCIIVGHSFGGKVAVLCQPKEVILLSSAGIRVPKSLKVRLKIIFAKIIGKCGLGRFGKIFRSSDVKAMNEGMYQTFKNVVDEDFSSTFSAYKGKASIFWGKNDSATPLFCGQTIAALISKSRFFPMEGNHYFFLHQGGNIEKLYRSGV
- a CDS encoding acylphosphatase, translating into MKKRYEFLIFGKVQGVGFRRFVKYRVDKLNEAGEILSGNVCNLSDGSVRVIAQGEEGTLEKLYQILESGPIKSEVERIQSHQLDIDESLKDFEILK
- a CDS encoding Mur ligase family protein, translating into MEEMFIIDTIAQWVVVLCLGYYGMTNLQWYNYSFKRALLMHHKWQWHIYYFILPLAVYVGSIFIQEPLSNYVLIGLSIIYFIAIAIWTIQLDKRLNFTQRVLKFFIIFFIFMTFNEALCYILDVNSRLFDLMPLVFASIISKIYENILLNRYIILAKEKLDIMSRLIIIGVTGSYGKTSMKNFLAQILKEKYRVYATPRSVNTHTGIVADINQNLDYITEIYIVEAGARLKGDIALIAQFLNPHYAVIGEVGEQHLEYFKKLENIVETKFELLQSSRLKKAFVFKDNPKPSHIEPNINKKIEYFPENVRNIEANLDSTSFELFIKGEWHYFETMVLGAFNVVNLSAAIYMGVELGLQVEDIQKAVKRIEPVPHRLNKIQTHQKLIIDDGFNGNLKGMKESIRLCSLYQGRKIIVTPGIVESTKEANIELAQAIDKVFDIVIITGELNSKILSQHICNTQKIILKDKSMLEDMLKSCSQAHDLVLFSNDAPNYI
- a CDS encoding HIT family protein, producing MDRIYAPWRSKYFGSCSEGCVFCAIANNPQDDESNRVIYRDDIAFGVMNLYPYTPAHFMILPLIHCDSPEKLPLETWLHLHILSHKAMNVLYEYGAQGVNMGLNIKKAGGAGIPEHLHIHFVPRYMGDTNFITSIAEARTYGMDFDSIYQKIKHLSLKHFAKEQV
- a CDS encoding ankyrin repeat domain-containing protein; this translates as MKYLFQGARGVLCLWFALTALCYGANERYNHLLFSNNYTEVRKGINLGADIEARLRGSTPLYDAARKGNMEILYLLIERGADVNAVCHGETPLLKVVALNNLKFAQALINKGAKVRVADEHLGNTPLHYAVMRKNSEMIKLLLSNGADMYAENFKGDTPARYILANRSLPAVSIKNDDITLKASGFNLGQGSVNITISNESEKFATITYLALYINGDLISESEVNRKIPPRSSAAVGSLSIPTDTYEAIRIKKSGASNIKYGFAVEYDLEGKNKNLYKKTSTELQLW
- the truB gene encoding tRNA pseudouridine(55) synthase TruB (catalyzes isomerization of specific uridines in RNA to pseudouridine; responsible for residues in T loops of many tRNAs) — protein: MANALLVAAYKPPFLSSNAYLSHLKKRFGISKAGYLGTLDPFAKGTLVVGFGAYTRLFPHLQKVPKTYRATLWLGAKSASLDIERIESIEIIPEYKHSDIEQILFSLKGDMCYTPPVFSAKHINGQRAYKLAREGKTFSLPQIQMSIYDITLLSYRHPFVHFEVSVSEGAYVRSIGEIIAHKLGVNGTLSSLERLSEGAMSVSAAEQIRILNPLDYLPYPQLHNMHRFSKQMYDGKKITLKNVQKGKYIVCFEDFFSIIEIFSDGGIQYILNRIEYVDTLKKTR
- a CDS encoding carbon storage regulator, with product MLILSRKQDDSVMIGDDIEIKIISIDKGSVRLGFCAPEDCIILRGELKEMITSQNKRASQSDDLKAVSEMQSLLKTHKK
- a CDS encoding 4-(cytidine 5'-diphospho)-2-C-methyl-D-erythritol kinase, giving the protein MSKLIRIYPKLNIFLKIVGHKDGFHQLNSRFVLAKGELYDEMNITHNPYFALQGDFGCEDTDNLIFKAKNALQDFLDSQGKKAIAKAIECVKIEVQKSIPKGAGLGGGSGNAGAFLVGVNTFFEIGLSQKQLMVVGERVGADVAFFISGEESANVSGKGEYIESFNEKPLSYSIYTPPIMCDSAKVYQCYADSIKAHKRIYNAPVKEWFAKTSFELLSCNFSQATLNDLYESACEVYPQLKDIAQELGEGWYFSGSGSSFFKQEQV
- the smpB gene encoding SsrA-binding protein SmpB: MRVIAKNKKAYFDYEILQSLESGIVLQGSEVKSIRAGRVNLKDSFIKIIRGEAFLFNAHISFLETTYAHFKPNERRERKLLLHRKEIDKLFGSVSKESLSIVPLNIYFNQKNKIKLCIALVRGKKLHDKRESIKKKMLEREARAHMKSYGKKL
- the exbB gene encoding TonB-system energizer ExbB; this encodes MKEIVDYGVLGFLLFLSIVVLGLVLERWWVYRKINLDVFSDKRILELELHKRLTLIATIGSNAPYIGLLGTVFGIMVTFVEIGSTSLTDTQNIMSGLALALKATAAGLIVAIPSIVFYNLLLRKAEVLLSLWDIAHNPPPKSKTPTRYDV
- a CDS encoding biopolymer transporter ExbD — translated: MKKIDSLNLIPFIDIMLVLLVIVLTSASFVVQSRIQVDIPQIEEIQGQNTDKRETHSITINKEGAFFLDDKPLSLQEISAQLEQFDKNIQVIIRGDRQSDLEFFLEITTMLRDKGINDVYVIAEQK